From the Heliangelus exortis chromosome 25, bHelExo1.hap1, whole genome shotgun sequence genome, one window contains:
- the TFEB gene encoding transcription factor EB, with protein MASRIGLRMELMKQQAQQEAERERVQQQMMMSYMQQQRMPVASSPAINTPVHYQSPPPVPGEVLKVQSYLENPTTYHLQKSRDKKVQAYLSETYGNKFAAHVSPASHSPKPPPAASPGVRPGHVVSSSAGNSAPNSPMAMLNIGSNPEREFDEVIDDIMRLDDVLGYMNPEVQMPNTLPMSSSHMNVYSGDPQVTASLVGVTSSSCPADLTQKRELTDAESRALAKERQKKDNHNLIERRRRFNINDRIKELGMLIPKANDLDVRWNKGTILKASVDYIKRMQKDLQRSRDLENHSRRLEMTNKQLLLRIQELEMQARVHGLPTSSPSGVNVAELAQQVVKQEAIGDEGTLEPLLPPQDPESQPVLPPPPQSPYHQLDFSHSLSFDDGSRGFPDSLEPGHSSSFPSLSKKELDLMLMQDTMLPLASDPLFSAMSPEASKASSRRSSFSIEDADML; from the exons ATGGCGTCCCGCATCGGGCTGAGGATGGAGCTGATgaagcagcaggcacagcaggaggctgagagggAGCGGGTGCAGCAGCAGATGATGATGAGCTACATGCAGCAGCAGCGGATGCCAGTGGCCTCCAGCCCAGCCATCAACACCCCCGTCCACTACCAGTCCCCACCACCCGTGCCTGGAGAGGTCCTCAAG GTCCAATCCTACTTGGAGAACCCCACCACCTACCACCTGCAGAAGTCACGGGATAAAAAAGTTCAGGCTTATCTCTCGGAAACCTATGGGAACAAATTTGCTGCCCACGTCAGCCCCGCCAGCCACTCACCCAAAccccccccagctgcctccccGGGGGTCCGACCCGGGCACGTTGTGTCCTCCTCAGCAGGGAACAGTGCTCCCAACAGCCCCATGGCCATGCTCAACATTGGCTCCAACCCCGAGAGGGAG TTCGATGAGGTCATCGATGACATCATGCGCCTGGATGATGTTTTGGGCTACATGAACCCTGAAGTCCAGATGCCCAACACA CTGCCCATGTCCAGCAGTCACATGAATGTCTATAGTGGGGACCCCCAGGTGACAGCCTCCCTCGTTGGTgtcaccagcagctcctgccccgcCGACCTCACCCAGAAGAGAGAGCTGACAG ATGCTGAGAGCCGAGCCCTGGCCAAGGAGCGCCAGAAGAAGGACAATCACAACCTGA TTGAGAGGAGGCGAAGGTTCAACATCAACGACCGCATCAaagagctggggatgctgatCCCCAAGGCCAACGACCT AGACGTGCGTTGGAACAAAGGGACGATCCTGAAGGCATCTGTGGACTACATCAAGAGGATGCAGAAGGACTTGCAGAGGTCACGGGACCTGGAGAACCACTCCAGGCGTCTGGAGATGACAAATAAACAGCTGCTGCTCCGCATCCAG gagctggagatgcaGGCACGTGTCCACGGGCtgcccacctcctccccctccggTGTCAACGTGGCCGAGCTGGCTCAGCAGGTGGTCAAGCAAGAAGCCATCGGGGACGAGGGGACACTGGAGCCACTGCTGCCACCCCAGGACCCCGAGTCACAGCCGgtgctgccaccacccccccaaTCTCCTTACCACCAACTGGACTTCAGCCACAGCCTCAGCTTCGACGATGGCTCCCGGGGTTTCCCGGATAGCCTGGAGCCCGGGCACAGctcctccttcccatccttATCCAAGAAGGAGCTGGACTTGATGCTGATGCAGGACACCATGCTGCCCCTGGCCTCTGACCCCTTGTTCTCAGCCATGTCCCCAGAGGCCTCCAAGGCCAGCAGTCGGAGGAGCAGCTTCAGCATTGAGGATGCAGACATGCTGTGA